From Zea mays cultivar B73 chromosome 3, Zm-B73-REFERENCE-NAM-5.0, whole genome shotgun sequence:
CTACATCAAGGTGCGCAAGCTCTGCAACCTCGAGCTCTTCACGCAGCGCCGCCTCGAGGCGCTCAGGCCCATCCGCGAGGACGAGGTCACCGCCATGGTCGAGTCCGTCTACAAAGCCGTCACCGCGCCTGGTACGGTAAAATCACTCCCACTATTGCCTTCCTCCGTTGCTGGTGATTTAATTTCCAGGTGGATTGAAAGACAACTGTTTGCTTTTTAGATGGATTATTACTACCCGATTCGTGGAAACTGATTTTTTTTCGAAATCTAGTTCATTTCTTAGAAAATAGGAATCTTACTCTGTACCTTACTGTATAACTCATTATTAATTAGAGTGGAAACTTGTTCTTTTTTTCCTCCTTACTGTACAACTCATTATTACTGCAACTCCTTTCTTTGTCACTTGCAtattatttctattttttcaaaaaaattagtttatttttattTAAGAAAATGGGAATATCTTAAAAAATGAAGTTACCAAACTAGCTCTAACTGTTCTGCCTACCCAGTTCTTCTCCAAGTGTAGCTATATTTTGATTTCTGAGACAGAGTTAGGTTATATGTATTATCTTGGTGGGAAAAACACGCAATATATTGTGCTTAACAGATAGGAGAACTACGTTATCGATTTCATTGAATCATTGAGCTGTTTGTTCTCAATGAAATCCTTGCACTCAGAGAGCACACCCTTATTTTCCCTGCTTACACGCAGGCAGTGCAGGGAAGCCGTTGGTTGTAAAGAACCACCTCTCGATGGTGGCCTTCAACAACATCACGCGGCTGGCCTTCGGGAAGCGGTTCGTGGACGCGGCCGGCGAGCTGGACGAGCAAGGGCGCGAGTTCAAGGGGATCGTCCACAACGGCATCAAGATCGGTGCGTCCCTCTCCATCGCGCAGCACATCCCGTGGCTACGCTGGCTGGCCCCGGTCGACGAGCAGGCCTTCAAAGCCCACGGCGAACGGCGCGACCGCCTCACCGTGAAGATCATGGAGGAGCACGCCAGGGCCCTCAAGCAGCGCGGCGCCCAGCAGCACTTCGTCGACGCGCTCTTCACTCTCAGGGACAAGTACGACCTCAGCGATGACACCGTCATAGGCCTCCTCTGGGTACGCGCGCTGCCTCTGCCTAATGTGGCCCGTCCATCTTTCTTCCGTTCCGTGCCGATCTGTTTGTGTGCTTGATTGTATTCACTGACTGATGAGACTGGCCATCGACCGGCTTGCTGCGTACGTGGGTTGTGTTGTCCAGGACATGATCACCGCCGGCACGGACACGACGGTGATCTCGGTGGAGTGGGCGATGGCGGAGCTGCTGAGGAACCCCAGAGTGCAGGAGAAGCTGCAGGAGGAGCTGGACCGTGTCGTCGGCCGCGACCGGGTCCTGTCGGAGACGGACTTCCCGAACCTGCCTTACCTGCAGGCCGTCGTCAAGGAGTCCCTGCGCCTGCACCCGCCGACGCCGCTGATGCTCCCCCACAGGGCCAGCGCCAGCGTCAAGATCGCCGGCTACGACATCCCCAAGGGCGCCAACGTCGTCGTCAACGTGTGGGCGGTGGCGCGCGACCCCGAGGTGTGGGACAGCCCGCTCGAGTTCCGGCCGGAGCGGTTCCTCCGGGAGAACATCGACATCAAGGGCGCCGACTTCCGCGTGCTGCCGTTCGGCGCCGGCCGCCGGGTGTGCCCCGGCGCGCAGCTCGGGATCAACCTCGTGGCGTCCATGATCGGCCACATGCTGCACCACTTCACGTGGACGCTGCCGAGCGGGACCTGTCCCGAGGACGTGAGCATGATGGAGTCCCCCGGGCTCGTCACCTTCATGGCCACGCCGCTGCAGGCCGTCGCCACGCCGCGCCTGGACAAGGAGGAACTGTACAGGCGTGTCCCTTCGGACGTGTGAGCCGTCGGCGTCCTGGCATCTGCTGCGTTCCCTGTTTTGAaacctgctgctgctgttgcgaaTTTGTGTACCATTAACTATTCGCTGGTGATGTACGTGTCATAGTCGTGTACGAGCATTTTGTGTACTGCAGAACTTGATCGCTGAGCATACACTTTTGCCCGGTAGTAATTTACAATTTCAGCATTGCAAATTACTATTAGTACGTCGCAGAAAACAGTGTAAAGCTCGAAATTGAGACCTCGCGAATATGCACCAGCCTCCTCGAAATTGAGACCTCACGAATATGCCAGAAGCGCTCACTAAAGTAGACCAGGCGGGCGGCTCCCGCAAACTTCCGTGCCCGATAGCTCGTCTTGTGGGCTAATAGATGCCAAACGCAACAGTCATACCCATCCTAAACGAAGAACAAACTGGATTCGAACGCAGAACTGATTATCCTGAAGTCTAGCGTAGACTGTCTAGGGCACTCAAACAGCTTTGAGGTCATCACAATTCACAGGCATATTCTCTGAGGTCTGGTGTAGCTGACTTTTGCGTTATAGGCGCTTGCTTGGTTTACAAGATATAACCTGAATTGTCTAAAGCTGAGATGGGATCGTCATGAGATAAAAACTTTTCTGCATGTAAAATTCCAACAAAGACTTCAGCAAGGCAATGTGAGAATTCTGTCATGTATATTCCAACAAAGACTTCAGCAAAGTAATATGAGAACTCTGCCATGGATGGCTGTTAATACACATTTAGAACCCATAATAGCAACTGTTATTCATGATATTACTTATTACACATGGCACGGCAATTCAAGATATTACATTAAGAGCACTGATTTTATGAAAATACGCGAGGGTGCATGCTCTGGCATGTTCCGAAGCAGCTCCTTATTCTGCAACTTAGTTTTGCGCTTCAGGCAGCAAATTGCACAGGGAGACGACAGATCCTGCAATTGGTAGATTTTGATCAGTGTATCATGTCAGATAGAACTCTCCCAATCACCGGTGAACAGCTAAAAACATAGTACAAGTGTCAGGACCTGCGAGAGCCGGGCTGTGGCCACAACCTGTCAGGGCCCAAGTGGTTGTGGCAAGGAGCAGAGCACAGGTCAAAGGataagaagattagttgagattatctaggaaggttatcagttactAGTTTATTGAGAGTTTTTAGAAGAGTTTTAAAGACATAAAAATCTGTAGCTAGAtagggcggccaaccatcttatttatgtaatcaatagaTAAGAAATACAGTAGACAAAAAATAAAGTagacaagaattagaagggaaaaaccctcctcttgctcgacCGTGGGTAGAGGCCCAGGCCAGCGTTTCTGCCCATCGATCCCCCTCTCCAATCCCCTCTGCGCATCTACTATTCATTGGCAGGTATTGTACCGCGCTGCCTCCACCAGAAGCttcaatccctcaccgatctaccAACCATAACATCTAGTATCAGCTAGCTTGGATTTCGATCCGATCCCATGGCTTTTGCTGCCAATTTCGCGGCACCGTCCTAGCAATCAGTGTCCCCATCTCCATGAGCTTGCACCGCATGCCACCTTCGTCACGCTGTCCTGGCAACCGgtgtccccatctccatggaccAGTCGCATGCCACCTTCTCCCCTGCCAATTTTTTCACTACATCCTTGACGTCGGCGTGCCCATCTCTAGGGGCAGCGCCAAATTTCGTCACATCATCTTCGCTGACGACGTCTCCGTCCCATGGGCGACGCCACTAGGGGCAGCCACGGCTCAGCAATCACTAGCTCCATCAATGCAGGACTTGTGGGTCTACATAAGGGCTGATCTCGCAAAGACGCAAGTCTCGCTCTGGATGGTTGGGCAGGGGCTACTGCAAATCAAGGCAGCAGTGCAACATGAGCAGCAGATGGCGTTGTCTGCACGGCTCTAGACGTCGACGGCTGTGGGCCTATAGGTTGCTGCTCGTGGCTTCCTTGCACGACAGAGAGTGCGGGAGATGCACCAGCAAATGCTCGAGGCAGCCTTCCTTCGTGACTGTTGAACTCGGCACACGAGGGCGCGACCTTGCCCTGTCGAACGACCATCAGCAGCGACGCCGGGCCTCTGTCTCCAAGTGCGAGCATGGTGTGTGTCCCGCAGTCGACGAACTTCAACTCTACGGTAGCGACGGTGTGGAAGGAAAGCACCTTGCCATCGGCAAGGGCGCATTGCTTAGTGTCACCACATTCCGCTACCGGCCGCCACGAGAGTGCCTCCGCTGGTCATTGCTGCGACCTACTCCAGGTGGTCATCCATGTGCTCCCCTTTCGTCCagatggcgtccatgggatcTAGGTGGCTGCACACGTGCAAGTCCAAGCGCGAAGGGTGTCCGCCTTATGGGGTCAAAAAAATTCAGATTCGAAAAAAAACCGAGATATAAAAGGCTTGCCTTCTAGGTTTTTGGTTTTGGGTCAAGTAGAGTCGATCTTTGGGTACTCGTCATGCTGCAACTCGAGGACGAGTTGCTTATCTAAGAGAGGTGTAGTTTCAGGATCTGTCAGGGCCCATGGGGGTTGCGGCAAGGAGCACGCACAGGTCAAGGGGGTTGAGGCAAGAAGTAGCAGCAAGGAGCACAGgtcaaaggataagaaaattagttgagattatctaataGATTAGTTAAGATTATCTAGGAAgattatcagttagtagtttctTCAGAGTTTTTAGAAGAGTTTTAAAGAGATAAaaatctctagctagatagggacAGTCAACCTggtctatttatgtaatcaatggatgagaaataaaatatgcaaaaattagaagggagaaagccTCTTCTTGCTCGGTCGTGGGCAAAGGCCCCCGGCCGACGTTCCTGCCATCAATCCCCTCTCCAATCACCTCTACGCATCTATTGTTCGTTGGCGGGTGTCAACAATACCGCGCCGCTTCCACAAGCagctccaatccctcaccgatctagcaaCTATAACAACAAGACTCTCGTAAGGACTGGAACATACAtggttgagcaatgaacgtaatTGGGCATGTATCACCGACTGCCATACACACCAAGCAACAATTCTGTGCCAACTGTTTACAATTTCATACGGAAGGACACAAAATGGACCAGGGTTGTTTCGAGGATCAATCTAAATTGTCTAagcctatatttacatcatatagaCTCTTACAGCATGGGCCAAACAAAACATCACTCAAAAGATGTGCAGGGGTCTTTTCTCGGTACTGATCCTGGTGTGATGTACTTTACTTGTGAGGATTTCGGCTGTAACTGTATCGGTTTCTAGTTTTCTTGCCGGCTGTTGGCCTTGGGCAGTATGGCTCTGGCCTCTGGCTCACACGGGCACACGGCCTGAACTCTTTCTGTTCCTTTTTCTTTTGCTTTTGTACCTTAAATGAAATGGAAGAGATCCTGCCCTCCTCTCTCAAAAAACGGGACCAACCTAATTCTAgtatggcaagatttcaatgtgtCATCACTAAGCTAGTAAGGTCTAAGGATGTAAAAATATAAACATAGTTTCAGACAGTACGTAAATATGCATAATTCTACCTTAGGCGCTAGCACCCTCTTCAACAGGCTTGAATTCCTGCAGCTGCTTGAAGTTCTCCCATGGCTTCTCCCAGACCTTAGCTTCATAGAGCTTATTGACTTCGCCATCCTTCACTTCAATAGTGAGATAGTACATCGTGCCAGCAACCACTTGTGTCTTGGCCTTCACAAGCTTCTCGAACCCCAGAAGAGCATTCTGCAGAGGGCAACGCAAAAGGTAAAGTTGCAATCCAAAATTTCGCATTTGTCACGGACCAAAACATTAGCAAGTGACTACCACTTTGCTAGTGAATGAAGAAAAGCAATTAGTCAGTTAGCACACCGATATCTGACTAACCAATCCTGTTAGAGGTCCTCGGGTAGACCACGCCGATCACACACATAGAAACAGTATCAGTACTCTCGAAGGTAAATTCCAGTCGGGTGGCAGAAAGCATCCGACTAATCCTAAGAACAAGGAGGTTGTCTAGGGTCAGCCGGGTGGCAGAAAGCATCCGACTAATACTAAGAACACGGAGGTTGTCTAGGGTTAGTCTGAGGAGATGGTGAAACACAACAGTAcatgaggatttagagtggtttaggccgccggagcgtaataccctacgtccactTGAGAGTTCTATTGCTGAGGGTTTGAGTCTGTGAACTTGAGAGAGCATGTCCCTTTGTATCGCATGTGTCCTACCTTTCATAGTCCAagaggggcacgtacaagggtgctgagtgcCGACAGGTGGGCCCGGCGATATAGTATTAAACAACGTCCAGAGTGGAGCCTTAAATGTTGTGGCGGATAGAGATTTTCTCCCTCGGCCGCTGTGTGGATCTTCCGACCAGGCGTGCATTCACCCTCTCTGCCGGCTCAAATCGGCTACGGAGGGGAGTCTGGTATGCCGACGTATGTAGGGATCGGCCATGCTGACGCGCACAGGAGTTAATGGTGATAGACGCGAGCTGTTGGCACTGCAGTGGGTACTCTGCCTGAGCCAACGGTTGCCCATTATGGCGCTGCCCACGCACGCGGCGTTGAGACGCAACCGCGTGCCTCAGTAACATGCGGGTTACTGTGTGGACCATGCGCGTGTCGATGTGACACGATCGCCCGCCTCGGTAACGTGCGGCGCGGTCATTCGAGCCTGCAGCCTGACAAATGCTTGCCCATGCCCAGAGCACAGCAGCGCGCACCTCAGACGCATACATTGAATGCGGACGGACAAGCTTGTTTCCGGCCGAAGGCTGATACCATGTGCCTACGGGCCACGTGGCAGCACCGGACCCGGACCCGTACCCGAGCAGAGACCAAGAGTGTATGCTGGCTTGAAGTCTTGGACCCCCCTTGTCAGGGTCCAGTTGACATACACAGAGATCCGGGACCGTCCTGCAGGGTCCGGACGGTACACGTGGAGGTCGTAGACCCATCTACGGGGGCCCAGACGGCATACGTGGGGGTCCGGGTCCCACCTACGGGGTCCGGACTCATAGCAGTAGTCTTTGGGCATTTTCACCCCCGGGGACACGTGGCGGCACCAGACCTGTCCCCGAGCGAGGAGCGGGTCCCGAGGCCAATGGCCTCGTTAGACAGGTCCGGACCCATGGGTCCGGCTGCTCAATTTCTCAGTCCGCATTTACCGGTGGCCGCGTGGATCAGTTCCTCAGCACGCGGTTACATGTAATCACACATGTATCTGCCTTGAAACAGTAGGAGAGGGTACCCTAGCTACAGGGTACCGGCAAGTACCATTTTGTTTGGCTTTAATCCGTATCGACTTCTACTGCTTCTACAGTGTTTTTGTCTCTATAGCAGCAGCCCAAACAACTTGCTTTAATCCGAAGCGAACAGCCAATCATAAATGAAATTGAACTTGACAAATTTATTAATATTTGATTTTACTAGGCTATAAAGTTCAATATTAGTACTGCTAGTTCAGATGACCTCTTGGGCGGTGAAATACTGATATGCGATTACTCGTAAATCCAAGCGACCAAATCAAATTCAATGGGCAGCAGAAATCTTCGCATAAGCAAGATCACCTACTGAACCTCTCAAGGAAAAAAACAATCATCAGGTTAGTCTAAGAAATCTTTGTGTATCACTATTGCTCAACACCATGCTTCTAGAGCATCCCCTCCATAAGCCCCCTCATTTCCTCTTAATCTCCAACTATTTATTTTCTAATAATATGATTTATTTCCTAAATAACATTATTTAAGGTCTAATTGTTGGAGTAAAAAAATATTTGAGGCCCTAAACACGGTCTTCAATTTGTACGACTCTATTTTAGAGTTCCTTTTTTAGATCCGTTCAGATTTACACTGTTTCGGACATCGAGTATCTTTCGACCAACAGAGAGTCAAATCAGACCAAAACGATGCAGCTGCTACATAGGAATTCATGATCTCCTTCAAAACCGTGAGCACCACACAACCACGCAGCAGAACACGGGCACGTCATAGAGAAGGGGTACCAAACCGGCAAAAAAGGGCAGAGGGCTTACGGCCTTTTGGTTGTGCTCATTGACGGCGAAGCGCGCGAGCTCCTGGAGCTGGAGGTCGTTCTCGTTCGCCGGCACGTCCTTGATGCCGCCTGCCAACATCCCGGCGTTGTCAGCCGCGGACTCCTTTTGTGCGCTGCGCGTGGAGGAAACGGCGGCGAGGGCAAGCAGCACGAGTAGGGCAGCCACTAGCGAGACGATTCGATGTTTGCGCATCTGGATTGGGTGAATTGGGGCCGGAAATTTATAGCCGGAGGAGATCCCGGGAGAGGACTGGATCCGATGAACGATATGTCAATGCGATATTGTTGTGGCGGCCaacttttttgtattttagccctttcGGGGTTTCTTTTGCACAATTATGCCCTTtgtagtttcatttcaaaaaatggacccttacctcggcgccgtcatcattggcgccgaggtAATACATAGTGGCGCCAACATAATTGGCGCCAACTTTTCCTACGTGGCAGCCGATGTGGCAAGTCtcagggggtcggcgccatagatcttggcgccgacccccctGGATAGCACCGGACCCCACCGTCAaggggggtcggcgccaagatctatggcgccgaccccctggGACTTGCCACATCGGCTGCCACGTAGGAAAAGTTGGCGCCAATGGTACTGGCGTCGatgtgtgttacctcggcgccaatgatgatggcgccgaggttggggtccattttttgaaatgaaactgtaAAGGGCATAGTTGTGCAAAAAAAACCCAAAAAAGGCTAAAATCCAAAAAAGTTGGTTGTGGCGGCGTGGGGATTGGAAAGGGAAAGGGAGGACATTTTACCCTTCTAGGCTTCTACACTGAAGCTACGCCGTCGTAACACGTGTTCCGGACGCGTCACGCTACGGATATGGATAGAGATGGCAGTGGATTCGATCCTCGATTTTTCAATGAGATTAAGAGCATTTTCAATAGTACAAGGTTTAACTTATAAAAAATAGCTCTAACAGTATCATATTTTGTAATTTTTTATTAAAAATATAGAGTATTCTAAATATACTATACCTAAGAATAGTGATATATCCTTGTTTTCTACGTCTATATAGGCGCGATTCTCGAGAAAGCGCGGCCAGAGAAGCCGGCCGAGAAGCAGTGCGTTTGGCATCTAAGCTGTTTCTAGTCGCCAAAATCAGCCCAAAAGCTGAACCAAATAGGGCTTTAAGACCCATGAGATgccgggggccggggcggggcccGTGTGTCCCTTGGGCTGCTGTTGGGCTGCTGCAAAATATTCCGTAGCAGTTGGGCCATGAATTCGCTGCCAGCCGACAGGCAGGCTTGGACATCTCTCCAGCGCTCGCCGGCGTCAAAGAAGAACGCCTGGAAACCTGAAGGAAGACACCTCACCTCAAGAACCAAAGTTCTATCTAGGTCGAAAAAGGCTATTTGTCCGGGACAGAAGATAACAGATGTTCCATACAAAGAAATCTAGCCGTGCGCGCACGGTTGAGCTGTCTTGCTCTGTTAGATTCTACTCTACTCCATTTATTTCCTCCGCAGACTTGGACCAGCGATCACAGCAGATTTGTAGCTTTGTAGGGTGTGATGAGCATGGACCTGATGGCTGAGGCTGCTGTGTGCACTCTGTATCAGCTCGGTCGCTCCAAAAAATGAAAAATCCCAGCTGGCTACAGTGCTACGCCACTAGTACTCCATTAGAAACTAGAGGTTGACTGACAATTCGCCATCACTTGTTACCCACACTACACGGCATAAGAAAGGTGTGACTTTTGCTAACGATTCTCGAAAAAAATCGGAGAGATAGTAGAATCCATCGCTGTCGTTATGGTTCAATCGTCCCTATCAGGTATGTACACTCGTAGTCGACCATCTAACATATGCACGGAGCCACCGAGCTGGTGTGTCCTCTGGTGAAGAAGGGAAACGATGGAGCAGCGCCATGTTAGTTGTCCCCGTCCCTACGAAAGAAACGCAGAAATTGTTGAAGTGGGTCAAAGCCTAATTACATTGGGAACGTAGAGCCTCCGTATTCATACGAGCACTTAAAATCTGATGCGTTTGTGAGAGATTCAATGGTGATCGGTAATTTACCCTCTCCGCCCTAGTTTTGATGGCAATTTTTTCATTTAGCCCTCCCACCTTAACGCTACGAATGCATTAAATTTGAAGTGCTCGTATAAACACGGATGCTCTACAAGCATAAAATAAGCTCTTATTTATCTTATGGTGAAATTTAGAATAAAATTTGAAGGTTCATTCTTATACGATGGGATGATGAAAAATATAGTCCTACATGAATAATATGGAAGGCTATTTTAAATCAACATATTTATAAAATTAGGGGATGTCGTGGGCCTAAATAAGATAAAAGAGATCTCAGTTCTTTAATGTTGAACGATCTCAAGTTTtctttactatattaaagcatcagtttcaacggttAATATTTTCAAAAAAAATCCTACATTTCTTTAGAATCAACTCACACTTCTATAATTTCTTCTCTACTACTATAATAAGAAAGTTTATGTAAAAAATAAGTAGAAATTATATATAAGTGAGTGTTTGAACCTTGATTGTTGGCTCCACATTCACGCCCACCTAATTAATAGAAAAACATATATTTTATGCTTTAGTAAAACAAAAtttattttatatatatatatatatatactttaaGGCTGGAGCGAGGGCGTCCACCACCCTCATCGTGCCCCCGCTCCAGCCCCCGCCCCCGCCGTCCCTTCCCTGCATCCCGCCCCCGCCAGCGTCGTCCCTTCCCTGCAATCCCGCCCTCGCCCTCCTTCACCTCCCCCCGCTAATCTCGCCACGCCGCGGGATCCATGGCGCCGCCCTCGCCCACCCCCCAGCTAATCTCGCCGCGGCATCCATGGCGCCGCCCTCGCCCTCCACGCCCCGTGTCGGCGTGCCCCTCCCTTACGGGTGCCTAGCGACGGTGAAGTCGTCAatggccgcggtggccgacggCGCGGAGGGAGTCGAGGAGGACGTGGGCGCGTCGTCCTCCATGGGCTCCGCGGCTGCCGAGTCTCCTGCTGCCTCCCCATCGTCCATGGGATCTGCGGCGTCCACCGGCGTCACCATGCCTCCGCCCTCGCCCTCCCCCCCCCGCCAATCTCGCAGCGGCACGCCATCCCAGCTCGTCTATCTCTCATCGATGCCCGCCCATCCCTGCAGAGGTCGTGTCTGTCGGCCTCTTCCCCACCGCGTCGCCCATGCTCCCCACCCGCGCCGAGCTTGACGGCGGCCTTCGTGGGTCTGATTCGCCCCCGCAACTTCCGTGTCGCCCCCAATCCCTGCCCACACCGAGCCCAACGGCGAAGATGTCAACGAGGCCCGCATGATGGCAGCTTCAGCGCCTCCAATCTACTTCTGCGCCGCCCCCGCTTTCTGCCCTTGCCGGCCCCACGCCAAGCCTGACAGCAAGGATGTCGATGAGGCCCGCGTGACGATGGCTCCCACAACTCCAATCTGCCTTCGCGTCGCCCCAGCTCCCCGTCCATGTCGAGTTCGAgtaggacgaggacgaggagggcagCGCCAACAAAGTGGAAGGGACGGGCTCGACACCTTCATGCTCTTCTACACCGTCTTCTCCGTCATCGACCCCAAGTGCGACGCCCGCGACTCACACGTCCCGATGAGCACCAACCAACGATACCGTCTCTTCCCACGTCGCCAATTCCACAACACACTCCACCTCCTCAACGACTCACGCCTGCTCCGCGACCTTCGGTTCAGATTCTTCATCGCCAAGTGCCCGCACCCCCATTGGCCACTGCCGCTCTGCCAGGGACATGGAAGAGAGGAACCAATTTCTTCAGCATGGTCTAAACACAGGCAAGACCCCATACAAGAGGGCCAGTCCATCGGCGTCATCGCCAACGACGTTGACAAGAACGGCAAGCCACACAAGGTCAGGCTCTACTCCATCGCCAGCAGCGCTAACGGCGACTTTGGCAACTCCAGACAGTGAGTAGCCAATctcctcttctttcttttctctctatctctctctctctctcaattcTGAACCAACCATTCGCCATCACAGAGCCGCTGCCCGCCCTCGTGCGGTGGAAAGACTCAGAGCTGTTGTTGGGGTGCCATGTTTTCATTAGAGGAAAGGGTTCCATCAAAGATCCAGGGAAGGTAAAAGAAGTTTCTCTTCTTTTTTTGAACTAAAAGTTCATGTTCTTTTTCACATCTATCAAATTAAAGTCATGTTTCTTATTTAACTCTCAGGCAAATATGTTTTTTTGGGTCATTTGAATCCCAAATTATTTTCTTGAACTGGTGATGTTGTGATCGAAGTTTCTCTAAACAGTATCTTAGAAATGTTCATGGTTTCTCAGCAATATAATTGATTACTTTTACAATATTTTGCAATTTACTTATAGCATGGCTTACCTATCATACTCTTGCCAATATCATACTCTTGCCAAGGGAGCCTCTGCGTGGGTACGGACTCGATGCCACCCTCTCCTCTCTTCGTCTTGTTGGGCGATCGATCGGCTCCGCATTGATTGGCTGGTTGTGGTTTTGACAGGGTTTTGCCGTCGCTGGCTGGATTGCCTGATTTGCTTTGCAGGTGAGCCTGTGCGGTGGCTAGGTCGTCTCATGGAGGAACGGCCGCGGCGAGGAAATCCTCTTCACCAGCAGCAAAGTGAATCCCCATCCCCTCTTTTTCTTATTTACCACACTACTACTACCGTCGTCCAGTAATCTGTAATGCTTACATGTTTCCAGATTTTCCTGCCATTTGATTTGCTTCAGTGTTCTTCTAGCATTTCTATTGGAGTTGTATGTGTTCCTGAAACTGACACCTGTGAAAAGGCGTCTGTTCAACCGGGGCTGCAAAGAACAACACTGTGAATCGTATTCATGTATAATTGCCATTGTTTCTGTAGTCCATCCTGACGGCTGGAGAAGCAAATGGCAAATTAAGCTTTGCTATGTGCCTACGTTACCTGGGTGCCATGTTTTCATTAGAGGAAAGGGTTCCATCAAAGATCCAGGGAAGGTAAAAGAAGGTTCTCTTctttttttgaactaaaatttaatGTTCTTTTTCACATCCATCAAATTAAAGTCATGTTGCTTATTTAACTCTCAGGCAAATATGTTTTTTTGggtcatctgaatcccaatttgtTTTCTTGAACTGGTAATGTTGTGATCGAAGTTTCTCTAAACAGTATCTTAGAAATGTTCATGGTTTCTCAGCAATATAATTGATTACTTTTACAATATTTTGCAATTTACTTATAGCATGGCTTACCTATCATACTCTTGCCACCAGCATCCCATAGCGCACTAACATAAATACAAATGCTACAATCTACAACTTTGTAGCTTTGATAACCTCAAGATTGATTGGGTCTATTTTTTCCAAGT
This genomic window contains:
- the LOC100191539 gene encoding putative cytochrome P450 superfamily protein isoform X1, with the translated sequence METASFLSVALALAALVPVSLLLVNRLLYGKLPPGPRRRPVVGNLFDVQPVRCRCYQEWARRYGPIMTVWLGTSPTVVVSTSELAKEVLKTHDQQLADRCRDRSTESFSRGGQDLIWADYGPHYIKVRKLCNLELFTQRRLEALRPIREDEVTAMVESVYKAVTAPGKPLVVKNHLSMVAFNNITRLAFGKRFVDAAGELDEQGREFKGIVHNGIKIGASLSIAQHIPWLRWLAPVDEQAFKAHGERRDRLTVKIMEEHARALKQRGAQQHFVDALFTLRDKYDLSDDTVIGLLWDMITAGTDTTVISVEWAMAELLRNPRVQEKLQEELDRVVGRDRVLSETDFPNLPYLQAVVKESLRLHPPTPLMLPHRASASVKIAGYDIPKGANVVVNVWAVARDPEVWDSPLEFRPERFLRENIDIKGADFRVLPFGAGRRVCPGAQLGINLVASMIGHMLHHFTWTLPSGTCPEDVSMMESPGLVTFMATPLQAVATPRLDKEELYRRVPSDV
- the LOC100191539 gene encoding putative cytochrome P450 superfamily protein — its product is METASFLSVALALAALVPVSLLLVNRLLYGKLPPGPRRRPVVGNLFDVQPVRCRCYQEWARRYGPIMTVWLGTSPTVVVSTSELAKEVLKTHDQQLADRCRDRSTESFSRGGQDLIWADYGPHYIKVRKLCNLELFTQRRLEALRPIREDEVTAMVESVYKAVTAPGSAGKPLVVKNHLSMVAFNNITRLAFGKRFVDAAGELDEQGREFKGIVHNGIKIGASLSIAQHIPWLRWLAPVDEQAFKAHGERRDRLTVKIMEEHARALKQRGAQQHFVDALFTLRDKYDLSDDTVIGLLWDMITAGTDTTVISVEWAMAELLRNPRVQEKLQEELDRVVGRDRVLSETDFPNLPYLQAVVKESLRLHPPTPLMLPHRASASVKIAGYDIPKGANVVVNVWAVARDPEVWDSPLEFRPERFLRENIDIKGADFRVLPFGAGRRVCPGAQLGINLVASMIGHMLHHFTWTLPSGTCPEDVSMMESPGLVTFMATPLQAVATPRLDKEELYRRVPSDV
- the LOC542213 gene encoding cystatin-1 isoform X1; translation: MRKHRIVSLVAALLVLLALAAVSSTRSAQKESAADNAGMLAGGIKDVPANENDLQLQELARFAVNEHNQKANALLGFEKLVKAKTQVVAGTMYYLTIEVKDGEVNKLYEAKVWEKPWENFKQLQEFKPVEEGASA